A region from the Dysidea avara chromosome 15, odDysAvar1.4, whole genome shotgun sequence genome encodes:
- the LOC136245509 gene encoding uncharacterized protein, whose amino-acid sequence MYWLLVGVFLFQLSNGVVGQNCTKNNDTIYADANCRALWEGVVEPITIDATDMKPIHHACQDHRCTINIHNFISNCIHDSTVKFDMQTLVSLACTFDDEGETCLYNYPEATATLDKILAFDSCDTTKNCTQGNECYKQLYMASDSYGRCFLPDAKAYNNIMKDPKLGCEVLQTAYKKCDLTPPGSCQLLIDEKP is encoded by the exons ATGTATTGGCTACTGGTAGGAGTTTTTCTCTTTCAGCTGAGCAATGGAGTAGTGGGACAGAACTGTACAAAGAATAATGATACGATATACGCAGATGCTAACTGCAGAGCACTCTGGGAGGGCGTGGTTGAGCCGATCACTATCGATGCAACTGACATGAAACCGATACACCATGCCTGTCAGGATCACCGCTGTACTATAAACATCCATAACTTCATATCCAACTGCATTCACGACTCG ACTGTCAAATTTGATATGCAAACACTAGTCTCCTTGGCTTGTACATTTGATGACGAAGGTGAAACATGTCTGTATAACTATCCTGAAGCCACTGCAACACTAGATAAAATACTTGCATTT GATAGCTGTGATACAACTAAGAATTGTACCCAAGGAAATGAATGTTATAAG CAATTGTACATGGCATCAGACAGTTACGGAAGATGTTTTCTACCAGATGCTAAAGCTTATAACAACATTAT GAAAGATCCAAAATTGGGTTGCGAAGTTTTGCAAACAGCATACAAAAAATGTGATTTAACTCCACCAGGATCATGTCAACTA CTAATCGATGAAAAACCATGA